The Streptomyces sp. M92 nucleotide sequence GGCCCCCGACGGCGCCACGCCCCCGGCCGACCTGGAGACGCTGCTGGCGGCGGAGGAGCGGGCGGGCCGCACCGACCCGTACCGCGGCGTCGCGGCGCTGCTGCACCTGTGCGGGGTGCGGGGCTAGGGCCCGTCCGACAATGCCCGTCGTCGCCCGAAGGGCGGCCGCGCGGCGTCAGGTGCGTGCTCTGGAGGTCCCCCCGGCCGGAGGCTGGGGGGTGCCGGTCCCAGACCCGCGTACTGGCCGTACCCGCGTCCGGGGCCGGTGCGGCGAGAGTGCGTGCATGGCGTCGCGCGGCAGACGGGAATGGTCGGACAGGCCCTGTCCAAGGCCTGTCCGACAGGGGCGCCCGTTCGGGTGTCCTCCGGGAGCCGGGCCGCCACCGCGCGACGAGACTCGGGGCATGGACGCTTCCCGCACCCGCCCGCCCAGGCTGCTCGCCCCGGCCGCCCTCCTGGCCTGCGCGTCGCTGTTCGTCACCGGCTGCACGGGCGCCGCCCCCGCCCCTCCCGGCGGGCGGGAGGGCGACACGGCGCAGGCCGCCGCGCCGGCCGCGGCCAACGACCTCCAGGCCGACTACCAGCGGGTGATCGAGGACGTCCTCCCGTCGGTCGTGCAGATCCAGGCGGGCGACTCCCTGGGATCCGGCGTCGTGTACGACGACAAGGGGCACATCGTCACCAACGCGCACGTCGTCGGGGACAGCAGGGCCTTCCGGGTGACGACCGCCCGCACGGAGGAGGCCCTCGCCGCCGAGCTGGTCTCCTCCTACCCCGAGCAGGACCTCGCCGTCATCAAGCTGGACCGGCTGCCCGAGGGCATCGAGGCGGCCCGCTTCGGCGACTCCTCGAAGGCGGCGGTCGGGCAGATCGTGCTGGCGATGGGCTCGCCGCTGGGCCTGTCCTCCAGCGTGACGCAGGGCATCGTGTCGGCGGTCGGACGGACCGTCACCGAGGGCCGCCAGGGCGGCGGCACGGGCGCGACGATCGGCAACATGGTGCAGACGTCGGCGGCCATCAACCCCGGCAACAGCGGCGGCGCCCTGGTGAACCTCGACAGCGAGGTGATCGGCATCCCGACGCTGGCCGCGACCGACCCGGGCATGAGCGACAGCGCGGCGCCCGGAATCGGGTTCGCCATCCCGTCGTCGATGGTGAGGACGGTCGCCGACCAGATCATCGAGGACGGCCGGGTGACCGACTCGGGACGGGCGGCGCTCGGCATCACCGCCCGCACGGTCGTCGACGACGGCTACCGGCCCGCGGGCGTGGCCGTCGTCGAGGTGAGCGACGGCGGGGCCGCCGACGACGCGGGGCTGCGGCCCGGCGACGTCATCGTCCGGCTGGGCGACACGGACATCACCACCATCACCTCCCTGGCCGAGGCGCTGGCGTCGATGCAGCCGGGCGACCGGACGAAGGTGACGTACACCCGCGACGGCGACGAGCGCACCGCCGAGGTGACCCTGGGCGAGCAGTGAGGGGCGGGGCCGGCCGGACCGGACCCGCCCCGGCGCTCAGCCCTCCGCCGGTTCCGCGGCGTCCTCGGCGTCCTCGGCGTCCTCGGCGTGCAGGCTCATCGGCCCGTAGATCTCCGTGGAGTCCTCGAACAGCCGCACCTGGTCGGTGCCGCCCTCCTGGAGTTCCTTCCAGTGCTCCCCGATCCAGGACTCGGCGTCCCCTTGCGTGGTGAACTCCTCGGGCTGCACCGCGGGCCGGACCTCAGTCCCGCCGGCCGTCTCGAACCGCCACGTCCATGCCGCCATGTACGCCTCCCAGATGTGAGCACATGCAGAGCGGAAGCCGGATCTTGGTCCGGCCTCCGCCCGCAGCCTATGCGCTGAGCCGACCGCGTCGTAGCAGGCCCGGGAGACAGACCCCGCCCCCTTATGGGGCCTCGGGCGCGCACCCCGCCGCCCCACCGGGGAAAATCGGGGCGTGGACGTGACTCTGCTCGGCACCGGTGCCCCCGCGGGCCTGCCCCGCCCCGACTGCCCCTGTGCGGCCTGTGCCGCCGCCCAGGGCGAGAACGCGCGCGCGGCGACCGCGCTGCTGGTGGACGGGGCCCTGCTGCTGGACCTCACCCCGGGCGCCGCGTTCGCCGCCGCACGCGCCGGGCACTCCCTGACCGGCGTACGCCAGGTGCTGCTGTCGCACCCGCACGACGGGCCGGCGCTGGAGGTGCCCGCCGGGCTGCCGCAGCCGGGCCGGGTGCCGGACGGCCGGGAGCTGGCGCTGCTGACCGGGCACCGGGTGCGGGCGGTGGCGATGGACGCGCCGGGCACCGGGTACGCCGTGACGGGACCGGACGGACAGCGGCTCCTCTACCTGCCGCCGGGCGGTGCTCCGGCGGGCCTGGAGGAGCCCGCCGAACCGTACGACATGGTCCTCGTGGACGTCGTGGGCCGCCCGGACGCCCTGGCGAGGCTGCGCGCGGTGGGCGCGGTCGGCGCGGCCACGGACGTCGTCGCCGTCCACCTGGGCCACGACGTGCCGCCGGGCCGGGAGCTCGTCCGCCGTCTCGCGGCGGCCGGGGCACGGGCCGTGCGGGACGGCACGACGCTGGTGGTGGGCGCCTACGAGGACGTACCCGACGTACCGCGCCGCACCCTCGTGCTGGGCGGCGCCCGTTCGGGCAAGTCGGTGGAGGCCGAACGCCGGCTGGAGTCGTTCCCGGAGGTGCTGTACGTCGCGACGGGCGGCTCCCGGGGCGGCGACACGGAGTGGGCGGCCCGGGTCCGCGCGCACCGCGAGCGGCGCCCGGGCTCCTGGCGCACGGTGGAGACCTGCGACCTGGTCCCGCTCCTCAAGGACGACGGAGCGCCCCTCCTCGTCGACTGCCTGTCCCTGTGGCTGACGGACGCGATGGACGCCGTGGGGGCCTGGGACGACGCGGAGTGGGCCGACGGCGGCGAACGGGCCCTGCGCGACCGGGTGCGGGACCTGGCGGAGGCGGTGCGCGCCACCCGGCGCACGGTCGTCGCCGTGTCGAACGAGGTCGGCTCCGGCATCGTCCCGGCCACCGCCTCCGGCCGCCGCTACCGGGACGAACTCGGCCGCCTGAACGCCGCCTTCGCGCACGAGTGCGAGCAGGTGCTGCTGGTGGTGGCGGGCCAGGCCCTCGTCCTACGCGGGTGAGCCGGGCCCCTTGCGCGCGACGACGCGCCGGCTCCGCGCGCCGGTGAGCACGGTGCAGCCCAGTCCGGCCAGTTCAGCGCGCACGCCCGCCGGACGGACGAGCAGCCGCCGCGGGTCCGCCACGTCGACGAGCAGGTGACCGCCGGGCCGCAGCACGTGCAGCGCGGCCCGCAGTTCGGCACGCGGGTCGGGCACCCGCTCCAGCTGCTGAAAGAGGCTCACCACGTCGTAGCGGCCCCGCAGCCGCGCCTGGATGTGCGGGTCCGTCAGCCTGCCGACGAACGCCTCCTCGACCCGCTCGACGGCACGGGCCCGCAGCACCCGGTGCGTGGGGTCCAGGCCGTCGAAGGACGTGTACGGGAAACAGGCCCGTGCGGCGTGAGGGAAGTCGGCGTCGCCGGTGCCCACGTCCAGCCAGCTCTCGGGCTCCGGGCAGCGGCGGAACACCGCGCGGGCGGCCGCTCCGTGCCGGAGGCGGACGCCGGCCCGGACGAGCGGGTGCTCGGGCCCCGGCTCGAGCGGCGGATTGCGGAACCCGTGCCCGCACGCCAGACAACGCTCGAGCACGCAGCGACCGGGTGCGGCCCGCCGCGGCCCCTGGCCCAACAGACGGGAACGCAGCCGCCGGGACCCGCACCAGGGGCAGTCCGCACGGTGCGGCCCGTAACCGGGGAAGGGAGGGACCGGGGGCACGGGAGGCGGCGCCGAGGGGACGGGCGGTGCGGACATGGGCGGCTCCCGACGCGCGAGGAAGAGAACGAACGACAATCCAGGCAAAACGTTACGTAGGTGATCGCCGTCGGACGGGGAACGACGCCTCCCGGGCGCGGTGCGGACGGGCCCGCCGCCGTGTTCGACCCAGGCCGGTACTGTTCGGCGAATGAGCTCGCTGAATCTCGACGACTTCACCGATCTGATCGAGCGTCCCGACGGCGGGGTGCGCCGCGACGCCGAGGCGCGCCGGGAGCGCCAGGTCGTGCCGCCCGGATCGCTGGGCCGCCTGGACGAACTGGGCGAGTGGCTGGCCGCGGCGCGGTCCGCCGTGCCGGTGCGGCCGGTCGAACAGCCCCGGGTGGTGCTCTTCGCCGGTGACCACAAGGTCGCCGAACTGGGCGTGTCGGCACGGCCCGCGGGCGGCGCGGGCGAGCTGGTGCGCGAGGTGCTGGAGGGCGGCCGGCCCGTGTCCGTACTCGCCCGTCGCCTCGGCGTACCGGTGCGGGTGGTCGACATGTCCCTGGACTGCGACCCTCAGACGCTGCCCGCCGGCGTCTCGGCGCACCGGGTGCGGCGCGCGGGCGGACGCATCGACATCGAGGACGCGCTGACCCTGGAGGAGGCGGAGGCCGCCTTCCGGGCCGGGATGGCGGTGGCCGACGAGGAGGCCGACTCCGGTACGGACCTGGTGGTGCTGGGCGACGTGAGCGTGGGCGGCACCACGGCGGCGGGCGTGCTGGTCGCCGCGCTGTGCGGCACCGACGCGTCGGTGGTCACCGGGCGGGGCGGGCTGGCCATCGACGACCTGGCCTGGATGCGCAAGTGCGCGGCGATCCGCGACGCGTTGCGCCGCGCGCGGCCGGTCCTCGGGGACCAGCTGCGGCTCCTCGCGACGGTGGGCGGCGCCGACCTGGCCGCGATGACGGGCTTCCTGCTGCAGAGCGCGGTGCGGAAGACGCCGGTGATCCTGGACGGCGTCGTGACGGCCGCGTGCGCGCTGGTCGGGCAGCGGGTCGCCTTCCGGGCGCCGGACTGGTGGCTGGCGGCGCACGACAGCGGGGAGCCGGGGCAGGCCAAGGCGCTGGACCGGATGGCCATGGAGCCGCTGCTCTCCCAGGGCGTGACGGTGGGCGAGGGGGCGGGGGGCCTGCTGGCGCTTCCGCTGGTACAGGCCGCGGCGGCACTGGCGGCGGAGCTGCCGGTCGTCTCCGACGAGGAGGGTTAGCGGGGTTTCAGCGCCCCCGGCGCGGGGGTGGGCGTCGGGAGTGGGCCGCGCGGGCCGGCGTGACGGGGTGCCGCCGCGCCCGCCCCCGGCACCACTGCACGCGGGCGGGGCGGCAGCGGCCTACCCGTCCGGCCGCCCGCCGATCCAGTCCTGCACCGCCCGGCGCGGCCCGGACCAGCGGCGGTCGTGGCGGTAGGCCCGCAGGTGGGACTTGGCGCGGGCGTGCGGCCGGCGGGCGTAGAAGCGGCGGGCCCACAGCGAGCCGGGCCGCGCCAGGCGGACCGCGCCGATCAGGGCGACGAGCGGCACGATCACGCCGAAGACCGCGAGCCGCGCCTTGCCCTTGGCCAGGGCGAGGAGGGAGAAGAAGAAGTTCCCCGCGACGGTCGCGATGACGTTCGCCCGGTCCTGCAACTCGTCCTCGGACATGCCGTCGACACCGAACGGGGTGAACCCGGCGAGGACCAGCCCCACCAGCGCCGCCGTGAGCACCACGGCCTCCACGCTCTTGCGCCCCGCCTCGCTCCAGTACACGTCGTCGAGATGCAGGATCAGCGCGAACTCGTCCAGCACCAGCCCCGCCCCGACCCCGAAGACGACCGCCGCCAGCGCGGAGCCGAACCCGTGCCGGCCCCCGGCGACGGCGGCGAAACCGCCGACCACGGTGAGGACGACCCCCGGAACGACGTGGTGCACGTGCACCCCGCCCGCCTCGACGTTGCCGAAGGGACCCTTGCCCGCCCGGATGAGCCGGGTGATCACCCGCGTGATCAGGAACGTGAGCACGAAGGCACCCAGGGCGAGGAGCAGCGGCAGCTTCCCGGGTTCCATGATGTTGCGCTGCCACCAATCTCCCATATGCGCACTTTATCCCCGGTCGGCGCCGACGCCCTCCCGGCCGCCGGGTAGTCTGCGCCGGTGCTCAGGACCCCCTCCCCCGACGGCCTCCGCTTCGCCTTCGGCACCCTCACCGTGTTCCCGGTCGCGGTGACCCGCTGGGACCGCGAGGCGGCCCGCGCCGGCATGCTGTGCGCACCGCTGGCCGGCCTGGCCGTCGGCGCCGCGGCCGCCGCGGCCGGGCTCCTGCTGCTGTTCCTCGGCGCGGGCACCCCGCTCGCCGCCGTCGCGACCGCCGCCGTACCCGCCGTGCTCACCCGCGGCCTGCACCTGGACGGCCTGGCCGACACCGCGGACGGACTCGGCAGCGGCAAGCCCGCCGAGGACGCGCTGCGGATCATGAAGCAGTCGGACATCGGCCCGTTCGGCGTGCTCACGCTGCTCTTCGTGCTGCTGGCCCAGGTGGCCGCGCTGGCGCAGGCCTACGACGCGTCCTGGGCGCACGGCGCGCTCGCCGCCGTGGTCTCGGCGGCCGCCGCCCGGCTGGCGCTGACCCTCGCCGCCCGCACCGGGGTGCCCGCCGCCCGCCCGGAGGGCCTGGGCGCGGCGGTCGCGGGAGCGGTGCCGGCCGGTGGCGCGCTCGCGGCCACCGCCGCCGTCACGGCGGCCGCGGCGGCGGCCGGCGCGGTCCTGGGCCCGTACGACGCGGTCCGTACGGCGCTCGCGGTACTGTGCGCCGTCGCCGTCGCCGAACTCCTCCTGCGCCACTGCGTCCGCCGCTTCGGCGGGGTCACCGGCGACGTCTTCGGCTCGGTCGCGGAGACGGCGGCCACCACCGCCCTCGTCGTACTGGTCCTCGGCTGACCTCGGCTGACCTCAGCAGGCCTCCCGCCACACCCCCAGCTCGTACTTCTTCAGCATCGAACTCAGCCCCAGCTCCCGCGACTCGGCACAGAACCGGTCGGTCGGCAGCTCGTACTCGACGTGGAAGACCGCCTTGCCCGCGTCGACGAACGGCTTGTTGTCGGCGCACTCGCCGTACTGGGCGCACTGCTCGTTGACCGCGAAGTCGAAGTCGTCGACCAGCTCCGGGATCTGGTCCAGGTCGTTCTTCAGGCCGACGGCCATGCCCCGGTCGTGGGCGAGCCTCGCGATCAGCCGGTTGTAGCGGAGCTGGTCGTCGGCGGTGAGCGGGAAGCCGGTGTCGTTCTTGTAGCCGTCCATGTTGTCCGGCTCGACCGCGTCGAAGCCCTTGTCGCGGCACATGTCGATCCGCTCGGCCATCAGCGGTTCGAGGACGTCGGTCTCACGGATGTCCAGCCACCGCTCGCCCTCCCAGCCGTTGCCCTCGCCCAGCACCGACTCCGGGAACCTCCCGGCGTCCGGGCGGAAGTCCTCCCAGGCGCCGGTGGAGAGGTAGCAGACGACCTTGCGGCCGTCGTCGTGCAGCCCGGCGACCGTGGCCCCGGTGTGGTCGAAACCGTCGATGTCGTAGACCGGTACGTCGACGGAGGTGTCCAGCTCGCCGCTGAGCTGCCACTGCCAGGCGGTGCCGGGGCGCGGCTGCCAGTGACCGGCGTCGTCCCGCTCGCCGTCGGGGGACGCCGAGGAGCAGCCCGCGAGCAGCAGGAGAAGGGCCGACAGCAGGACCGGGCGTCTCATGGCGCGTGCTCCAGGGGTGGGGATGGCGTGGCCAGTAATGATCGCGTACGCCCCCGGGGCACGGGAAACGCGGGGCGCGGGAGGGAGCGGACGCGGGCGCGAGCGTAGGCTCGTGCCGGGTGTTTGCCTGCCCAGGCAAGGACCG carries:
- the cobT gene encoding nicotinate-nucleotide--dimethylbenzimidazole phosphoribosyltransferase, whose protein sequence is MSSLNLDDFTDLIERPDGGVRRDAEARRERQVVPPGSLGRLDELGEWLAAARSAVPVRPVEQPRVVLFAGDHKVAELGVSARPAGGAGELVREVLEGGRPVSVLARRLGVPVRVVDMSLDCDPQTLPAGVSAHRVRRAGGRIDIEDALTLEEAEAAFRAGMAVADEEADSGTDLVVLGDVSVGGTTAAGVLVAALCGTDASVVTGRGGLAIDDLAWMRKCAAIRDALRRARPVLGDQLRLLATVGGADLAAMTGFLLQSAVRKTPVILDGVVTAACALVGQRVAFRAPDWWLAAHDSGEPGQAKALDRMAMEPLLSQGVTVGEGAGGLLALPLVQAAAALAAELPVVSDEEG
- a CDS encoding class I SAM-dependent methyltransferase, translated to MLERCLACGHGFRNPPLEPGPEHPLVRAGVRLRHGAAARAVFRRCPEPESWLDVGTGDADFPHAARACFPYTSFDGLDPTHRVLRARAVERVEEAFVGRLTDPHIQARLRGRYDVVSLFQQLERVPDPRAELRAALHVLRPGGHLLVDVADPRRLLVRPAGVRAELAGLGCTVLTGARSRRVVARKGPGSPA
- a CDS encoding adenosylcobinamide-GDP ribazoletransferase, whose translation is MLRTPSPDGLRFAFGTLTVFPVAVTRWDREAARAGMLCAPLAGLAVGAAAAAAGLLLLFLGAGTPLAAVATAAVPAVLTRGLHLDGLADTADGLGSGKPAEDALRIMKQSDIGPFGVLTLLFVLLAQVAALAQAYDASWAHGALAAVVSAAAARLALTLAARTGVPAARPEGLGAAVAGAVPAGGALAATAAVTAAAAAAGAVLGPYDAVRTALAVLCAVAVAELLLRHCVRRFGGVTGDVFGSVAETAATTALVVLVLG
- a CDS encoding bifunctional adenosylcobinamide kinase/adenosylcobinamide-phosphate guanylyltransferase, producing MDVTLLGTGAPAGLPRPDCPCAACAAAQGENARAATALLVDGALLLDLTPGAAFAAARAGHSLTGVRQVLLSHPHDGPALEVPAGLPQPGRVPDGRELALLTGHRVRAVAMDAPGTGYAVTGPDGQRLLYLPPGGAPAGLEEPAEPYDMVLVDVVGRPDALARLRAVGAVGAATDVVAVHLGHDVPPGRELVRRLAAAGARAVRDGTTLVVGAYEDVPDVPRRTLVLGGARSGKSVEAERRLESFPEVLYVATGGSRGGDTEWAARVRAHRERRPGSWRTVETCDLVPLLKDDGAPLLVDCLSLWLTDAMDAVGAWDDAEWADGGERALRDRVRDLAEAVRATRRTVVAVSNEVGSGIVPATASGRRYRDELGRLNAAFAHECEQVLLVVAGQALVLRG
- a CDS encoding S1C family serine protease — protein: MDASRTRPPRLLAPAALLACASLFVTGCTGAAPAPPGGREGDTAQAAAPAAANDLQADYQRVIEDVLPSVVQIQAGDSLGSGVVYDDKGHIVTNAHVVGDSRAFRVTTARTEEALAAELVSSYPEQDLAVIKLDRLPEGIEAARFGDSSKAAVGQIVLAMGSPLGLSSSVTQGIVSAVGRTVTEGRQGGGTGATIGNMVQTSAAINPGNSGGALVNLDSEVIGIPTLAATDPGMSDSAAPGIGFAIPSSMVRTVADQIIEDGRVTDSGRAALGITARTVVDDGYRPAGVAVVEVSDGGAADDAGLRPGDVIVRLGDTDITTITSLAEALASMQPGDRTKVTYTRDGDERTAEVTLGEQ
- a CDS encoding endo alpha-1,4 polygalactosaminidase codes for the protein MRRPVLLSALLLLLAGCSSASPDGERDDAGHWQPRPGTAWQWQLSGELDTSVDVPVYDIDGFDHTGATVAGLHDDGRKVVCYLSTGAWEDFRPDAGRFPESVLGEGNGWEGERWLDIRETDVLEPLMAERIDMCRDKGFDAVEPDNMDGYKNDTGFPLTADDQLRYNRLIARLAHDRGMAVGLKNDLDQIPELVDDFDFAVNEQCAQYGECADNKPFVDAGKAVFHVEYELPTDRFCAESRELGLSSMLKKYELGVWREAC